ATGGAATTGAAGTTACAGAAGAAGTTTTTGAAAGTAAAAATTCAGTTGTTTTTGATGTGGCTGAAAATAGAGTGCACACCATTAAAGCTATTATGGTATCAACTTTGAGATAACAGTATTTTGTGTATGAAGTTAAATTTAGGAGGAACGGTATGGTCAAAATGCCAAGTAGTTTTACAATAATATTTTCTTTAATTATATTTGTTACTATTTTAACGTATGTGATTCCTGCTGGTAAGTTTGATAAAGAATTTAAACAAATGGGTGATGGATCTAAAAGGGAAATAATTGTTGCTGGAACTTATAAATATGTAGATCGAGGTCCTAGGGGATTTTTGCATCCTATTATGACTATTTTAACTGCAATGTCAAAGGGTATGGAACATGCAGCTGAAGTTATTATTTTTGTTTTGATTGTTGGAGGTGCTTATGGGATTATTATGAAAACTGGAGCAATAGATGCAGGAATTTATTGTTTAATTAAGAAGTTGGGGAGCAAAGATAAATTGCTTATTCCTTTGTTAATGTTTATTTTTTCAATTGGTGGAACTGTAACTGGAATGAGTGAAGAAACCCTACCTTTTTATTTTGTTATGATTCCTTTGATAGTAGCTTTGGGTTATGATAGTCTTGTTGGAGCAGCTATTATTGCTTTAGGAGCCGGAGTGGGTACGATGGCTTCTACTGTAAATCCATTTGCTACAGGAATTGCATCTGCAATAGCTTCTATTAGCTTGCAGGATGGATTTTATTTTAGAATTGTTCTTTATTTTGTATCAGTGTTAGTTGCTATAATCTATGTTGGTGTTTATGCGTCTAAAATTAAAAAGGATCCCTCAAAATCGCTTGTGTATTCTCAAAAAAATGAACATTATCAATATTTTGTTAAAAAAGATGGACCTTCTACTGGAGATAATGCTCAGAATGCTCTTGAGTTTACTTTTGCTCATAAATTAGTTTTACTTTTATTTGGATTCATGATATTGATTTTGATATTTAGCATTGTTAATCTTGGTTGGTGGATGCAAGAAATGACAATGCTATATCTTGGAGTTGCTATTATAGCGGCGTTTATTTGCAGATTGGGTGAATCTGAAATGTGGGATGCATTTGTGAAAGGTTCTGAAAGTCTTTTAACCGCTGCTCTTGTTATTGGGCTTGCTAGAGGTGTTATGATAGTGTGTGATGATGGGTTGATTACAGATACTATGTTAAATGCTGCTACTAATTTTTTATACAATCTTCCAAGACCCCTTTTTATCATTTTGAATGAAATTATTCAAATATTTATAGGATTTGTTGTGCCATCTTCATCAGGTCATGCTAGTCTCACCATGCCAATAATGGCACCACTTGCTGATTTTTTGTTAATTCCAAGATCTTCAGTTGTTATTGCCATGCAAACTGCATCTGGACTTATTAATTTAATAACACCTACCAGTGGAGTTATAATGGCTGTATTGGGGATATCCAGATTGAGTTATGGTACGTGGTTTAAATTTGTTTTACCATTATTTATTATTGAGTTCTTTATTTCTATTTTAGTTATTATAGCTAACATTTATTTGAGTTTTTAGGTTAGGTTATTTTTTTTAGTGAAGTATAGCCAATTTATCCAATGGCTTTTTGCTTGATATTTGGTTTGAAGATTTTGAATTTTGCGATTCATTTTCAAGATTTTGGTTATTTTGTGCTGAATTTTCTGAATTGGTATGGATGTTTGTTTTTGTTAGATTTTTAGAATTGTTGTTTCGCTTTGTTTTTTAGCCTTTTAGAAGCGATAGGATTTTTTAGCTTGTTTGGATTAACCTTTTCAAAAGGCGTACATGATATACAAATTAAAGTTAATATTGCTGTAATAACGTTAAGCATAGCCCAAAACTTTTCTTGTATTTTCCATAATATTCTACGGTGTCTCTTAACATTTTATCATACAAAAATCTTACAACACCCCAATAATAATTACCTGTAATAACCAAATTTAATAAAAATTAATCAACGTATTTGTTAAAATATTATAAGCTCGGTTTCTATAGCCTTTAGATCTTTTAGTGCTTTCAGTCACCTTTTCACCAGGTAATGACGGCCAGCCTTGAATTCTAGTCATTTTTTTGGATTTTAATCCTTTTTTACTAGATTGATACTTAGTATCTTTTTGATTAGTGTTGAAATCTGTATTGCAAGCTAAAAATAGAAAGACGAATAAGTCTGCAATGATTTTAGATTAGATTTAATTCAGTATTTAATATAATCAAATATTAAATACAATACTATATTAAATTAAATATAGAACATTGGAATTATCATAATAATATGTGTATTACGAGTAGTTTTATAGTATTTTAGGTTTTTTAAAAAATCTATTTTGATAATACCATTAGCGATAATGACTTAAAGAACTTTTCAAAAATTGTATAGTTATCAGGCCAAATACAAGACATATTTAACACCTTTAACTCACTTGGGTTTTTTTTGAAGAAAGACTTGGTTGCTTTATTATATCCCAAAAAAGACAATCTAAAAGAACTAGAAACTTCACATTTAGAAAAGCTTAAAGATTTTTTGGAAAAATTTTTATCTATAAAAACAACGGTCTCAGAAATGATGCATCAACTCTTACTAGACTATCAAAATATCTGATAAACTTTACTCTTTTATGATTCACCTTCTTGATCAAAAAAATTTCAAACAACTTGGATAACTAGCGGCAGTATTTAAATACTTACAAATTTTTTAAAAATCTATTACTACAGAAGCATACACAAAAATTTTTAGAGAAATTTAAAAAGAAATAAAATTCAAGCATTTTATAATTATAAGAGTAGAAAAGTATAGAAGATTATTTTATTAATTTCTTAATTATGATGAAATATACAATCAGAAAATTAGCAACAATCATTGCACAAGTAAAAAGCTCAAACGGTTACCCCAACACAGACAATAAGATATACAAATAGTTAAAACAATTATGCCTAATCCTTATTTGTGTACGCTCTTTATATAATCACATTAATTTAATCAATATTTTCTACTGTTTTTGCAGAATTTATAGAAGCTTTTCTTATAAATTTTTATAATTATCATAATTATTTTCATTATTAACGCTAACTAAGCTTAATAGTAAATATTTAATTTAAATTTTTTCAAAATGCTCTCCTTATAAATTTGAATTAATAAATTTAGTTTCTATTGCATATTTTTAGTGTGTATTTAGATTATATGAATAAAAAAGAGAAGCCAATTCTTTCTCTTTTTAAAATATCAAGTACAACTTATTAATTTTTGTTTGGATTAATCAAGCTTGATTTAATAGATAAAGAGCGTGGTAGTACTTCTCCTTTATGTGGTTTGCCAGTGCTTCATCATATGTTTTAATGTTACCAGAATTTTTATTGTAAGCTTCAATAGTTGCGTTTAAGCTTTTAGCAAAGTTTTGTTTGATCTTTTAAATCACGTTCTATGCATTGTAGTAACTTTTCGGCTTCTTCTTTGCTTAGAGTACATAATGTATCTTTTATTTTTTTAAAAGTATATCTTCTTGTTGAATTTGAATATTTTTTGATGTTTCGAGAAATTTATGAGCTATTCTTCGGTTCTTAGAATTTTTATCAAGTTTTTCAAGAATTTCTTTTAATGTCAATATTTTTTCTCTATCGTAATTTAGGGATAGGTAAATTATTAGAGCAAAATAGAAATTTGTAAACCGGTTTCCAATGTTAGATACAAATCTAAAAATAAATTTTACTTTAAAAACAGCTTTATTAAGTGGTGATATGTGATATTTCCAATAGTTTCAGAAAAATGGTCTGTAGAGGCATTTGAAGTTCTAAAGAAATATGATGACAGCGTATTTGCAA
This genomic interval from Borreliella andersonii contains the following:
- a CDS encoding YfcC family protein, which gives rise to MVKMPSSFTIIFSLIIFVTILTYVIPAGKFDKEFKQMGDGSKREIIVAGTYKYVDRGPRGFLHPIMTILTAMSKGMEHAAEVIIFVLIVGGAYGIIMKTGAIDAGIYCLIKKLGSKDKLLIPLLMFIFSIGGTVTGMSEETLPFYFVMIPLIVALGYDSLVGAAIIALGAGVGTMASTVNPFATGIASAIASISLQDGFYFRIVLYFVSVLVAIIYVGVYASKIKKDPSKSLVYSQKNEHYQYFVKKDGPSTGDNAQNALEFTFAHKLVLLLFGFMILILIFSIVNLGWWMQEMTMLYLGVAIIAAFICRLGESEMWDAFVKGSESLLTAALVIGLARGVMIVCDDGLITDTMLNAATNFLYNLPRPLFIILNEIIQIFIGFVVPSSSGHASLTMPIMAPLADFLLIPRSSVVIAMQTASGLINLITPTSGVIMAVLGISRLSYGTWFKFVLPLFIIEFFISILVIIANIYLSF
- a CDS encoding CRASP family complement regulator-acquiring lipoprotein, coding for MKKDLVALLYPKKDNLKELETSHLEKLKDFLEKFLSIKTTVSEMMHQLLLDYQNI